The following nucleotide sequence is from Ahniella affigens.
TAGCGGTTGGTCAAGGGCTTGGCTTGCCGTTTGAGTTTGGTATTGGCTCATTCGAGTTCCTCCTGTGAATCATTGGGTTGGCCATGGAATCGTGGCACGAAATTCGCCTCCAGTTGCATACGATCTGGCAAAATCCGCGCAAATCAACGCGCGATGAGTGAAGGATTCGTGGATAAATCAGCAGACATGCGTTTGATCTGGGTCGACCTGGAAATGACTGGGCTGGACCCTGATCGCGACAGCATCATCGAAATCGCCTGTCTGGTCACCGACAAGGACTTGAATGTGCTGGCCGAGGGGCCGGAACTTGCGATTCATCACCCGCTGAGCCGTCTCGAAGCCATGGATGACTGGAATCGCAACACGCATTCGGGTAGTGGATTGTGGGATCGCGTCCTGACCTCGCAGACAACCCTTGCGGGCGCCGAAGCTGCCGTCCTCGCGTTTCTGCGCCAGTGGGTACCCGCTGGCAAGTCGCCGATCTGCGGCAATTCCATTTGCCAGGATCGGCGGTTTCTGGCCCGATTGATGCCTGATCTGGAGCGCTACTTTCACTATCGGAACATCGATGTCAGCACCGTCAAGGAACTGGTGCGCCGATGGCACCCGGCTCTGCTCGAAGGTTTGCAAAAGAAAGGCGCACATACGGCATTATCGGACATCCGCGAATCTGTGCTTGAACTTGCTTATTACCGGCAACATATGGGAAGCATCGGGCAAGGGCCGGCGCGCTGACCGACAGCCTTATTCGTTTTTGCACCATTTCGTTTGACCGTATTCAAGGATCCTCATGACCGACCTCATTCAACTTGCCGAACACCAACTGCTCCGTCCCACGGGCCTAGGCCTTGCGGACCTGGACCGGGTGTTCGCCAGCCTGATGGGGCCTGCCATCGATGTCGGCGATCTGTACTTTCAACACAGCCGACACGAAAGCTGGGTGCTGGAAGATGGCATCGTCAAGGAAGGCAATCATTCGATCGAGCAAGGTGTTGGCGTGCGTGCGATTACCGGCGAAAAAACCGGGTTCGCTTACACCGATGACCTAGTGCTCCCCGCGTTGCTGGAAGCGGCAGGCAGTGCTCGGGCGATCGCCCAGGCGGGTCAGGATGGTCAGCGCCAATCGTTGGTGAAGCGGCATCCAGATCGCGCCGCTTTGTATGCGCCGATTGACCCGATCGAATCGGTGCCAGTCCCACGCAAGGTCGCGTTGCTACGCGAAATCGATGCGTTTGCGCGCGCGTTGGACCCACGCGTGCGCCAGGTCGTGGTGTCGCTGTCGGCCGTCGCCGATACGATTCTCCTGGCCCACAGTGATGGCACACTCGCCGCCGATGTGCGGCCGTTGGTGCGGTTCAATGTGCAGGTGATTGTCGAGGCCAATGGCCGCCGCGAACAAGCCTCAGCGGGCGGCGGTGGCCGCATGAGCTATGCCGAATTGCTGGATGGCGACTTTGCGCAACAGCAGGCGCGCGAAGCGGTGCGCCAGGCGCTCGTGAATCTGGACGCGATCGACGCACCGGCAGGCGAAATGCCCGTTGTGCTAGGCCCGGGTTGGCCAGGCGTGCTGTTGCACGAAGCGGTGGGCCATGGCCTGGAAGGCGATTTCAATCGCAAGGGTTTGTCGGCCTTTAGTGGTCGAATGGGCGAGCAAGTGACGAGTCCGCTGTGCACCGTCGTGGATGACGGCACCCTGGCGAGCCGTCGCGGCTCGTTGAATGTCGACGACGAAGGCACCACGACGCAATGCACGACCTTGATCGAAAACGGCCGCCTGGTCGGCTACATGCAGGACAAGCACAACGCCGGCCTGATGGCCGTTGCCCCGACGGGTAACGCGCGTCGCGAAAGCTTTGCGCATCTGCCCATGCCACGCATGACCAACACGTATCTGCGCCCGGGTACTTCAGACCCGAACGAGATCATCGCGTCGGTTGATCGCGGCCTGTACGCCGTCAACTTCGGCGGTGGCCAAGTCGATATCACGTCCGGCAAATTCGTGTTCTCAGCGAGCGAGGCGTATCTGATCGAAGGCGGCAAGGTCACGCGTCCCGTGAAGGGCGCCACGCTGGTCGGATCTGGCCCCGAAGTCATGCAGCGCATTACGATGCTCGGCAATGATCTGAAGCTCGATGCCGGTGTCGGTGTCTGCGGCAAGGACGGCCAAAGCGTGCCCGTGGGTGTTGGCCAGCCCACGTTGAAGATTTCGGCGATGACGGTGGGCGGTACTAACGCAGGCTGACGGGCCTTCAGCCTCGGCCGATAGTTCACTCAACACGGCAATATCCATGGGATGCGGCCAAGCGGGGCAATCAGCCACTTGCTAGCATGCTGCCGCGACAGTTCGGCTGCCCGCATCGGCATTGCCAAGCCTTCAAATCAGGATGCACTGCCGCGCTTGCGAGTTCCAGCGCGTAGTCGATCGTAAGTTCCTCACCGGTCTCGATCTCGCGCAGTGTTTCGATCCAGACCTTGTCCTTCCGTGAATCGCCGTTGATATCGACCCAGATCACGGCCTCGCAGTTAGGTTCACAACTGTGATTGATAAAGCGCGCGCTGTTGCCACCAACCTGGCCGTCAATCAACCAGTCCTCATTTACAGCAAACAGATAGGTACTGCCGAGACTCGTGTTGTCCCCGTATCGGCCGACCGCTTCATCGCTGCTGATGCGCTCGCCCTGATAGAGCATCAATCGCATGTGCGCTGTGAGCGGTCTGAACGCGAAGACGCCGCGGCCGTGGATCCTTGATGTCCTGACAACGAATCTACGCATGATCATTTCTTGAGGCGCGTGGTGAATGGCGTCGACGCCAATTTGAAGGTTGCTTTTGCAAACGTCGGTGCATGTCAAGGTAGTTGTCGCGTCGTTACTTCGGCACTTCGTGTTTAGGCTCTTGTAGCCGGCCGCACCTCCGAGCCGCGTTCGAACTGGGCACCAGAGTCGACGGGCGCTAGAAGGCGCCCTTTTAGTCGCCTCTGGCGCTCGCGCTGACTGGTGAGCACGGCGTCATTGTTCGCGGCGAGACGCATTGATGCCGTCTTCATGCTGCTGCCCGCTGTGCTGCTTGGCTTTGCGATAGCGCCGGCACCTTCGCATCGCGTTCGGGATTCAGCGCGACTTTGCTGATGTGCGACCAGTCCCGTGTATTGCCGGACCAGCGCGCCGGATTCGAGCGTTTGGCCTGTTCGTAGACCTCTTTGCGTGCCGCAAGAATGGTTACATCTTCGCCAGCGTGGCGCTGTGCCGGGGTGACATAGCGGATGCCGCTGTGGCGGTGATCGTGGTTGTACCAGCGCACGAACTGACTTGCCCAGGCGCGCGCTTCCTCAAGGTTTGCGACGCCCTTGCTTGGGAACTCTGGACGGTACTTGGCGGTGCGGAACAGTGACTCGACAAAGGCGTTGTCGTCGCTCACGCGCGGGCGCGAGTACGAGGGTTTCACGCCAAGCCATTGCAGCATGGCCAAGACCGTGGTCGCTTTTAGCGTCGAACCATTATCGCCATGCAAGACCGGCTTGGTGGTGTGTGTTGCGATGCCTTCAGCCAAGGCAGTCCGTCGAACCAGATGTGCGGCGTAGTCGGCGTCATCGTTGGCATGCACTTCCCAGCCTACAATTTTGCGGCTGTAAAGATCCAGGATCAGATACAGGTAGAACCACTGGCCTTGGACATCGGCCGGCAAATAGGTCATGTCCCAGCACCAAACTTGGCCTGGTGCCGTGGCGATGTGCGTGGTTGGTGGGCGACGTGGCGACGACGCCTTGGCTCGGCCCCGATGTGCCATTTGCTGATGCGCATGCAAGACGCGGTAGAACGTCGACTCGCTGGCCACGTACACGCCTTCGTCCGCCAACTGAGGCACGATGCGCGCGGGTGGTAGATCAGCGAACCGCGGCTCATTGGCGACGCGCAGCACCAACTCGCGCTGATCAGCCGTCAATGCCTGAGGCAGCGTCGGCCGTTCTGCGTTGATGCGGCCATCCGCGGGGATCGGCACATCGCTGTTTGGCCGCATCTTCTTCCAACGCTGCAGCGTTCGGATGTCGATTCCAACGATCTCGCAGACAGCATGCAAACGAGCGCCTTTCGTGTGCGCTGCCTGAATGTCCTGGACCAGGGCTTGGCGATCCTCGAAGTCGATCATTCGACCTCGCCCTTGTTGAAGATCGCCGCCACTTTTTTTGATAGCACCAGTAACGCCGCTGTCTCCGCCAGTGCGCGTTCCTTCCGCGCCAGATCTCGCTCAAGCTCCTTGATCCGCTTCCGGTCCGCGCGCGTCGCTTGTGGGCTCGCTCGCGCTTCATCAGGCGATGCCAACGCCGTCATCGCATTGCTGCGCCACTGCTCCAGATCCGTCACATACACGCCCTGAGACCGGCACCAAGCCGCCTTGTCGGCTTCATTCATCGCTGCCGTCACGATCACGGCTTCCAACCTCGCTGCAGCCGTCCACGAGCGCACCATCGCCGGTTTCGCTTGCGCGTCCTTCAACCACCGCTCAAGTGTCGAAACCGACACGCCGACCGCCTCCGAAACCACCTCAATCGAACTGCTCTCCGGCGGCAACAATCTGGCCACTGCTCTGTCTTTGAATCCTTGTCCGTATCTGGCCACTGCTCATCTTCCTATCGCCCCAGGGGTTGGGAATTCTATCGAGGCGACAACTAGTCTGACGTAGGGGGAACGTTGCCACTCTAGCAAATGACCGATCGATTGGTGCTATCAATTTGCGTGAAACCGCAGTAGTCGTTCGGCGCTGAGACCACGCTCAAGACAACAACTGCGACCTGCGCTGGCACCAGAGTCGAAGCGATGGTCTCTGTCTGAGTCATCAGATAGCGCCGATTAGCCATCACTTCAAGTAATCAGTGAATCTCACTTTTCGATGAGAGGGTGCTGAGGGTGACTAGAAATCCGCGCACTATGGTTGTTGAACCTACCTGCACACCAATCCATTATCGCCCCGACTAAGTCGCCGGATTTCGTCTCGCAGAATCGATTAGAGAAGCGAGTGGATTACGGAAAGAAGAGACGTTGTCTCAGTACTTGATATACCCGGACGCCAAGATTGCGGTCCATTAAAGTCCACAAAGATGCCCCTGTTGGGGCGACGTTCGACGGCAATAACCGTCGATCTAGCTTATATTGGTGAGCGACATGCAGATAGGTTTTTCGAATGGCGTACTCTCCCGAGCAATGTTGCTCTTTACGCTCTTGTTCGCAGGTACGGCATTGGCCGCCATTGAGGGTGCAACACCTAAATTAAATTCGGACGATGACTTCGCAATAGCGGAGTTTCGGTTCGCTGGTGCCGCTTTCGAACCCTATTTCAGCATGCCGGAGATTGAGCTCGATGACAATTTCGTCTATCGGCGCGTCCATGCCGGAACAAGCCAGGAAGTGGCGGGTACCGCGAAGCTCGCTGGTTATTCGTTTAGCCAAGTTGAGCTCCAAATGGCGTGCGACGACGGCGAGGTCCAGAAGGCTTTGGTGTCGAATGTATCTGGGTCCACTTTCTTGACGGAATTGTCAAAGGCGACGCCATCGGTCTGTAACCTTACGGTGAATGGCACGTTGACGAACGGTTCGAGAGTCAAAACATCGTCGCAAAGCGTTACGGTGGTCTGGTTGCACCCGGGTCGACCTCACTATACGCCAGATTCGGTCGTCTTTAATGTTGATGAGTCAGACAGCTATTGGCCGATGGCTCCGAGAACGATGACAACCGACACGGCCGGACTCGCTCCTTTTACGGCCACGAAGGTCGAGTACTTCGAGTTTCACGACCTATACCCCTATCAAAGCAGCAATCGTGAGTTTCGGAAGATCGGTGAATCGACTACACCGCCGTTCTCTGTGCCTGTCGGTGGCCTATTGCCCGGGACGTATGTTCTCAAAGCGGTCATTACGGATTCGGCGGGCGTCAAGTGGATTCCAAACCGTTATCGCGGCTTCATGGTCGTCCCAGATATTGCGGCCGAGATCAGTGTGTCCTCTCCTGTTACAGGAAGCACATACCAGTCAAATTCTACTATTCCGATCGTAGCTTATGCGTATTCGAGTTTGAGCTACGTCGCGAGCTTCAAGATTTTCGACGGACCCAATTCGACAACGCCGATCGCTTCTTTCACCAGAACTAGTGCATCTTCGCTGCCATTTGAATTCAACTGGTCGGCGCCGCCATTGGGCACTCGGCAGTTGTTTTTTGAGGCACGCGACGCCCGCAACAAAGTCAGTCGAGTCGGGCCCGTACAAGTCATCGTCAGCAATGCTGCGCCAAAGGTTTCGGTTTCGGTTCCTGTGGCCGATGGTGCATATCTCGCTGGAGGCGTTCCGACAACGGTGACAGCCACGATCACGGATGAACGACTTTCGGCAACGACATTGCCGTCGTTTCTCTTCACTGTTCCAAATTATTCGGCAACGGTGCTGACCGGTAGTACGCCGGTAGAGACGTCTCCCGGTTCCGGGGTTTGGACGAGTTCCGTCTCATATGTGCCGCCGACTTCAACTAGTGCGCAACTCAATTATGGTGGCAACTCTACTGTTCAGGTGACGGTTGTCGATGCGCAAAATTTGTCCGCAATCAGCGAAGCTCGAAGGTATGTGGTAACCAACGGGAGTGTTT
It contains:
- a CDS encoding SET domain-containing protein, producing MRLMLYQGERISSDEAVGRYGDNTSLGSTYLFAVNEDWLIDGQVGGNSARFINHSCEPNCEAVIWVDINGDSRKDKVWIETLREIETGEELTIDYALELASAAVHPDLKAWQCRCGQPNCRGSMLASG
- the orn gene encoding oligoribonuclease, yielding MRLIWVDLEMTGLDPDRDSIIEIACLVTDKDLNVLAEGPELAIHHPLSRLEAMDDWNRNTHSGSGLWDRVLTSQTTLAGAEAAVLAFLRQWVPAGKSPICGNSICQDRRFLARLMPDLERYFHYRNIDVSTVKELVRRWHPALLEGLQKKGAHTALSDIRESVLELAYYRQHMGSIGQGPAR
- the tldD gene encoding metalloprotease TldD is translated as MTDLIQLAEHQLLRPTGLGLADLDRVFASLMGPAIDVGDLYFQHSRHESWVLEDGIVKEGNHSIEQGVGVRAITGEKTGFAYTDDLVLPALLEAAGSARAIAQAGQDGQRQSLVKRHPDRAALYAPIDPIESVPVPRKVALLREIDAFARALDPRVRQVVVSLSAVADTILLAHSDGTLAADVRPLVRFNVQVIVEANGRREQASAGGGGRMSYAELLDGDFAQQQAREAVRQALVNLDAIDAPAGEMPVVLGPGWPGVLLHEAVGHGLEGDFNRKGLSAFSGRMGEQVTSPLCTVVDDGTLASRRGSLNVDDEGTTTQCTTLIENGRLVGYMQDKHNAGLMAVAPTGNARRESFAHLPMPRMTNTYLRPGTSDPNEIIASVDRGLYAVNFGGGQVDITSGKFVFSASEAYLIEGGKVTRPVKGATLVGSGPEVMQRITMLGNDLKLDAGVGVCGKDGQSVPVGVGQPTLKISAMTVGGTNAG